A window from Theobroma cacao cultivar B97-61/B2 chromosome 3, Criollo_cocoa_genome_V2, whole genome shotgun sequence encodes these proteins:
- the LOC18603863 gene encoding ubiquitin-conjugating enzyme E2-23 kDa: MSSPSKRREMDVMKLMMSDYNVETINDGLNEFNVEFHGPKESLYEGGVWKIRVELPDAYPYKSPSIGFMNKIFHPNVDEMSGSVCLDVINQSWSPMFDLLNIFEVFLPQLLLYPNPSDPLNGDAASLMMKDRKQYDQKVKEYCERYAKKENITKSTADEESDEEDVTDEESKSSDDEIAGHADP; the protein is encoded by the exons ATGTCTTCCCCAAGCAAGAGGAGAGAAATGGATGTAATGAAGTT GATGATGAGTGATTACAATGTGGAAACAATAAATGATGGACTCAACGAATTCAACGTTGAATTTCATGGTCCCAAAGAAA GCCTGTATGAAGGTGGAGTTTGGAAAATCCGAGTTGAGCTTCCTGATGCTTATCCATACAAGTCCCCTTCTATTGGGTTTATGAACAAGATATTCCACCCAAATGTTGATGAAAT GTCCGGTTCTGTATGCTTGGATGTTATTAACCAATCATGGAGTCCAATGTTCG atcttttaaatatttttgaagtttttCTTCCACAACTCTTGCTTTACCCAAACCCTTCGGACCCCCTAAATGGGGATGCAGCATCattgatgatgaaggatcGGAAGCAATATGATCAAAAAGTAAAAG AGTACTGTGAGCGATacgcaaagaaagaaaacatcacaaaatCCACAGCTGATGAAGAGAGCGATGAAGAAGATGTCACTGATGAAGAAAGCAAATCTAGTGATGATGAAATCGCTGGACATGCAGACCCATAA
- the LOC18603864 gene encoding probable inactive receptor kinase At2g26730: MNPVSIRVLPIFIFLLFHVSNSEDEEVKQSLVEFLDKLAAGNVERGQSWGWNMTSDPCKDNWKGVSCDLKLQSVKKVVLDELNLTGVLDIGSVCRASSLSVLSLNKNNVVGLISEEIGNCKRLTHLYLSGNQLSGDLPESLKQLSNLKRFDISFNNFSGEVPDLSRISGLVTFLAQNNQLSGEIPNLDFSNLRRFNVSNNNFSGPIPDVKSRFSADSFSGNPELCGELVSKACPPSAAPPSTRKSKDSSSKDFLIYFGYVALGLIIVLLVAYKLVRKKKPKEEKSEAVKKGVEAKTSSNKTSSTSNESKTTEHKSEYSISSAESGVALSSLVVLSSPTAQGLRFEDLLRAPAELLGKGKHGSLYKVMLDNGVTTLAVKRIKDWSVTSEDFKSRMQRLDQARHPNVLPSVAFYCSKQEKLLVYEYQPNGSLFRLLHGSQNGQAFNWGSRLNVAASVAKALAFMHEELREDGIAHGNLKSTNILIDKNMDPCISEYGLMVYDSQDQTFHSPSNSFIINNDSDRGQTYGSFQADNYGFGVILLELLTGKLVQNNGFDLARWVHSVVREEWTVEVFDKDLILEGASEERMLNLLQIALKCINPDPHERPSINQVAVMINTLKDEEDRSSSEP, translated from the exons ATGAACCCAGTTTCCATTCGGGTTCTGCCCATTTTCATCTTTCTCCTCTTCCATGTGTCAAATTCTGAAGATGAAGAAGTGAAGCAATCACTGGTGGAATTCTTGGACAAACTTGCAGCTGGAAATGTTGAGAGAGGTCAAAGTTGGGGTTGGAACATGACTTCAGACCCCTGCAAAGACAACTGGAAGGGTGTATCCTGTGATTTGAAATTGCAATCCGTAAAGAAAGTAGTTCTTGATGAGCTAAATCTTACTGGAGTTCTAGATATTGGTTCTGTCTGCAGGGCAAGCTCCCTTTCCGTGCTTAGCCTGAACAAGAACAATGTTGTTGGATTGATATCAGAAGAGATAGGGAACTGCAAACGTTTGACACACCTGTATTTAAGTGGGAACCAATTGTCCGGTGACCTTCCGGAGTCTCTGAAACAGTTGAGTAATTTGAAAAGGTTCGATATATCTTTTAATAACTTCTCTGGAGAGGTTCCTGATTTATCTCGAATTTCAGGCCTGGTTACTTTCCTTGCTCAGAACAATCAGCTGAGTGGAGAGATACCAAATCTTGATTTTTCCAATCTGAGACGGTTCAATGTCTCCAACAACAACTTCAGTGGTCCAATTCCTGATGTTAAAAGTCGGTTCTCTGCAGACAGTTTTTCAGGTAATCCTGAACTATGTGGAGAATTGGTCTCAAAGGCATGCCCGCCATCAGCAGCACCACCATCAACAAGGAAATCTAAAGATTCATCAAGCAAGGATTTCCTTATCTACTTTGGTTATGTAGCTCTCGGCCTGATCATAGTGCTACTCGTTGCCTACAAATTAGTCCGTAAGAAGAagccaaaagaagaaaagagtgaGGCTGTGAAAAAGGGAGTGGAAGCAAAGACTAGCAGCAATAAGACTAGTAGTACTTCCAACGAATCCAAGACCACTGAGCATAAGTCAGAGTATTCAATAAGTTCTGCTGAGAGTGGAGTGGCCTTGTCATCGCTTGTAGTTCTCTCAAGTCCAACAGCCCAAGGTTTAAGATTTGAGGACCTTCTTCGAGCTCCGGCTGAATTGCTAGGAAAGGGAAAACATGGAAGCCTTTACAAGGTAATGCTTGATAATGGTGTGACAACCTTGGCTGTGAAGAGGATAAAGGACTGGAGTGTTACAAGCGAAGACTTCAAGAGCAGGATGCAGAGGCTGGACCAGGCAAGGCATCCGAATGTATTGCCATCAGTTGCATTTTATTGTTCCAAGCAAGAGAAGCTCTTGGTGTATGAATATCAACCAAATGGCAGTCTTTTCAGGCTCCTCCATG GATCCCAAAATGGCCAGGCATTCAACTGGGGAAGCAGATTAAACGTAGCAGCTAGCGTTGCTAAGGCTTTGGCATTTATGCATGAGGAGCTCCGTGAAGATGGAATTGCTCATGGTAACCTGAAATCCACGAACATTCTGATCGACAAGAATATGGATCCATGTATCAGTGAGTATGGACTAATGGTGTACGACAGTCAAGACCAAACATTCCATTCTCCATCCAACAGCTTCATCATCAACAACGATTCAGACCGTGGTCAAACCTATGGAAGCTTTCAAGCTGACAACTATGGTTTTGGGGTGATCCTTCTTGAACTTCTTACAGGGAAGCTGGTGCAGAATAATGGCTTTGATTTGGCTCGATGGGTGCACTCGGTGGTTAGAGAGGAATGGACCGTTGAAGTGTTTGACAAGGACTTGATTCTGGAGGGTGCAAGCGAAGAGAGGATGCTGAACCTGTTGCAGATAGCACTCAAGTGCATAAATCCTGATCCTCACGAAAGGCCAAGCATAAACCAAGTTGCTGTAATGATCAACACACTGaaagatgaagaagatagaTCCAGCTCCGAACCATGA
- the LOC18603865 gene encoding RING-H2 finger protein ATL46, with product MLKMSRITNEIKQMMYPPPVSPLSSFPTPNYYNIDYYESSPPSPSIRISPVLLLIIVIFAVIFFIAGLLHLLVRFLIKRPSFSPIYQSNRYPGNSESHGLQRQLQQLFRLHDSGLDQSVIDSLPVFYYKDIMGLKEPFDCAVCLCEYSDQDKLRLLPMCSHAFHMDCIDTWLLSNSTCPLCRGTLSGSSLPLENPMFQCEYLRVISNGVESDGENGISCSQKPAAATEDVSEKRIFSVRLGKFRSINDGESDGGRVLQGEISSCNLDARRCYSMGAYQYVVGDSLQVTLSPDVSHGKLVEEKGEDGSSSIDGDVEEKRIRRTKGESFSVSKIWLWSKRSRFTASSDNHADVYLNVSLPRNDRTQAV from the coding sequence ATGCTAAAAATGTCTAGAATTACAAATGAAATTAAGCAAATGATGTACCCACCTCCTGTTTCACCTCTCTCTTCATTTCCAACTCCTAATTACTATAATATTGACTATTATGAATCATCCCCACCATCACCTTCTATCAGAATCAGTCCAGTTCTTCTTTTGATTATAGTCATTTTTGCTGTAATCTTCTTCATTGCTGGTCTTCTCCATTTGCTAGTTAGATTTCTCATAAAGAGGCCATCTTTTTCACCAATTTATCAATCCAATAGATACCCTGGAAACTCAGAGTCCCATGGACTTCAAAGACAGCTTCAGCAGCTCTTTCGTTTACATGACTCAGGCCTAGATCAATCTGTCATAGATTCTTTACCAGTTTTCTACTACAAAGATATAATGGGATTGAAGGAGCCATTTGACTGTGCTGTTTGTCTATGCGAATACTCGGACCAGGACAAGCTCAGATTGCTTCCAATGTGTAGCCATGCTTTTCACATGGATTGTATAGACACGTGGCTTCTTTCAAACTCTACATGCCCCCTTTGTAGAGGAACCCTTTCAGGCTCTAGCTTACCCTTAGAAAATCCGATGTTCCAATGTGAGTACTTGAGGGTAATATCTAATGGGGTTGAGAGTGATGGAGAAAACGGGATTTCTTGTAGTCAGAAACCAGCGGCTGCTACGGAAGATGTTAGTGAAAAGAGGATCTTTTCAGTGAGACTTGGTAAGTTCAGAAGTATAAATGATGGAGAAAGTGATGGAGGGAGAGTATTACAAGGAGAGATTAGTAGCTGCAATCTGGATGCAAGGAGATGTTACTCAATGGGTGCATATCAGTATGTGGTTGGTGATTCATTGCAAGTGACTTTGTCTCCTGATGTTAGCCATGGGAAGCTCGTGgaagagaaaggagaagaTGGGAGTTCCTCCATTGATGGAGATGTGGAAGAGAAGAGAATCAGGAGAACTAAAGGTGAGAGCTTTTCTGTCTCTAAGATATGGCTTTGGTCTAAGAGGAGCAGATTCACAGCTTCTTCAGATAATCATGCTGATGTATATCTCAATGTAAGTTTGCCTAGGAATGACAGAACTCAAGCTGtatga
- the LOC18603867 gene encoding RNA-dependent RNA polymerase 2 yields the protein MRRELIGAMERERPTLRVTNVPQTAIAKDLLEFLECKLGTDTVFAIEISTDRNNWKSRGFGRVQFATLEAKSKAHLLSLRNDLVFKSHSLKLSETYDDIIPRPIRADHRLDGGVLHVGFMVQDDYLRVLERWEDVRGWLMPERRRLEFWLWNNGECYKLEVLFDDVLETVGCCFNGSSCNALLLRVKYAPRIYQKVSGPNIASKLRPDRYHICKENFDFLWVRTTDFSRTKAVGQSTAFYWEINAELLTLDLFSCFSCYREDMKGLTLKGGGEFSSAPEIVPLVKGPSDSKLAYEILFQLNSLVHTQKISIASVDTDLIDILRVLPVETAVMILQKFHKLLSTCYNPVSFVKENLPVSERNFQSRPLSSFKRLIDHNVMSCHRALVTPSKIYCLGPELETSNYVVKNFAEYASDFMRVSFVEEDWGKLSANAISTSVQLGIFSKPFRTKIYHRILSVLQHGIVIGDKRFEFLAFSASQLRSNSVWMFASNDKVTAEDVREWMGCFKKIRSVSKCAARMGQLFSSSLPTLVVPVQDVKIIPDIEVTSDGINYCFSDGIGKISLPFAREVAQKCGLNDTPSAFQIRYGGYKGVVAVDRNSFRKMSLRGSMHKFESKIRMLNVTKWSESMPCFLNREIVTLLSTLGIKDEAFETLQQEQLHLLGQMLTNREAALDVLQSLCGADSQNILVKMLLQGYEPNVEPYLSMMLLANHESLLSDLKCRCRIYVPKGQVLVGCLDETATLNYGQVYVRLSIKKAELEHADQNFFHKVDEKTAIVIGKVVVTKNPCLHPGDVRVLEAVYEAELEDKGLVDCLVFPQKGERPHPNECSGGDLDGDQFFISWDKDLIPCQTDAPMDYTGSRPRIMDHEVTLEEIQKFFVDYMINDTLGAISTAHLVHADREPDKARSEKCLELATLHSMAVDFAKTGAPAEMPRSLKPREFPDFMQRVDKPMYASLGVLGKLYRATINSTVQERSKFVWSKKMAEALYDHDLEVNGFEAFLSTAQTHKDMYEEKMSFLMNYYEVESEDEILTGNMRNKATFLQRDNRRYGDMKDRILLFMKNLQREARERFENSCKVGEHQRLASAWYHVTYHTNYCQESMKSCLSFPWIVGDILLKIKSVNSREIQREQPVFSHVYHKSPRRPATRDESM from the exons ATGAGAAGAGAGCTGATAGGTGCgatggagagagagagacccACATTACGAGTCACAAACGTACCCCAAACCGCCATAGCCAAAGACCTCTTAGAGTTCCTGGAATGCAAGCTCGGCACTGACACCGTCTTCGCCATTGAAATCTCGACCGACCGCAACAACTGGAAGTCCCGTGGTTTCGGCAGAGTCCAGTTCGCCACTCTCGAAGCCAAGTCCAAAGCCCACCTTCTCTCCCTCCGAAACGACCTCGTCTTCAAGTCCCATTCTCTTAAACTCTCTGAAACTTATGATGACATCATTCCCAGGCCCATCAGGGCCGATCATAGGCTCGATGGTGGGGTTCTGCATGTGGGTTTTATGGTTCAAGATGATTACTTGCGTGTGTTGGAGAGGTGGGAGGATGTGAGAGGGTGGCTGATGCCTGAGAGGAGGAGACTGGAGTTTTGGCTGTGGAACAATGGGGAGTGTTACAAGCTTGAGGTTctgtttgatgatgttttgGAGACTGTTGGCTGTTGCTTCAATGGCTCCTCATGCAATGCTCTTCTCTTGAGG GTCAAGTACGCTCCTAGGATATATCAAAAAGTATCTGGACCAAATATAGCTTCAAAACTTAGACCTGATCGCTACCATATATGCAAGGAGAATTTTGACTTCCTTTGGGTTCGCACGACAGACTTTTCAAGGACAAAGGCAGTTGGACAATCAACGGCGTTCTATTGGGAAATCAATGCAGAATTATTGACGTTAGATTTGTTTTCATGTTTCTCATGTTATCGAGAAGACATGAAAGGTTTAACTTTAAAGGGTGGGGGAGAATTCTCATCTGCACCCGAAATCGTTCCGCTTGTGAAGGGCCCATCAGATTCCAAGTTAGCATATGAGATCCTTTTTCAGCTCAATTCCCTTGTTCATACTCAAAAAATTAGTATTGCTTCTGTAGACACAGATCTGATAGATATCCTCCGTGTTTTGCCTGTTGAAACTGCTGTCATGATTCTGCAGAAATTTCACAAGCTACTGTCCACTTGCTATAATCCTGTGTCATTTGTGAAGGAAAATTTACCTGTATCAGAAAGAAACTTCCAAAGTCGTCCCTTATCATCATTCAAAAGGTTAATAGATCATAATGTCATGAGTTGTCACAGAGCCCTAGTTACACCTTCAAAGATTTATTGCTTGGGTCCCGAGCTTGAAACATCTAATTATGTTGTTAAGAACTTTGCAGAATATGCTTCAGATTTTATGAGAGTTTCTTTTGTTGAAGAAGATTGGGGTAAGCTTTCTGCAAATGCCATTTCTACTAGTGTTCAGTTAGGTATTTTTTCAAAACCTTTCAGAACTAAAATATATCACAGGATATTGTCTGTTCTTCAGCATGGGATTGTTATTGGAGATAAAAGATTTGAGTTTCTGGCATTTTCTGCTAGTCAGCTTCGATCAAATTCTGTCTGGATGTTTGCGTCTAATGACAAGGTTACAGCTGAAGATGTTAGAGAATGGATGGGATGCTTCAAGAAGATACGTAGTGTTTCTAAGTGTGCCGCAAGGATGGGTCAATTGTTTAGTTCTTCTTTGCCAACTCTTGTTGTCCCTGTGCAGGATGTCAAGATTATTCCTGATATTGAAGTTACTTCTGATGGTATTAATTACTGCTTCTCTGATGGCATAGGGAaaatttctttgccttttgCTAGGGAAGTTGCTCAGAAATGTGGATTGAATGACACTCCATCAGCATTTCAAATAAGGTATGGTGGTTATAAAGGTGTTGTTGCTGTTGACCGCAATTCCTTCCGGAAGATGTCTCTGCGTGGTAGCATGCATAAGTTTGAATCAAAAATCAGGATGCTTAATGTCACCAAATGGAGTGAATCAATGCCTTGCTTTTTGAATCGAGAAATTGTTACACTCTTGTCTACCTTGGGCATCAAGGATGAAGCGTTTGAGACATTGCAACAGGAACAACTGCATCTTCTGGGCCAAATGCTGACGAATAGAGAAGCAGCTTTGGATGTCTTACAGAGTTTATGTGGAGCTGATTCCCAAAACATTCTGGTGAAAATGTTGCTTCAAGGTTATGAGCCAAATGTGGAACCTTACCTCTCAATGATGCTTCTAGCAAATCATGAGAGTCTACtatctgatttaaaatgcAGGTGCCGGATATATGTTCCAAAGGGACAGGTCTTAGTTGGTTGTTTGGACGAAACTGCTACATTGAATTATGGTCAAGTTTATGTCCGTCTAAGTATCAAAAAGGCAGAACTAGAACATGCAGACCAAAATTTCTTCCATAAGGTGGATGAGAAAACAGCTATAGTGATAGGGAAGGTGGTTGTCACAAAAAATCCTTGTCTTCACCCTGGGGATGTCAGAGTCCTCGAGGCTGTTTATGAAGCTGAACTAGAAGATAAGGGTTTGGTGGATTGCCTTGTCTTCCCACAGAAAGGAGAAAG GCCTCATCCAAATGAATGCTCAGGTGGTGATCTTGATGGGGACCAGTTTTTCATAAGCTGGGATAAAGATCTCATCCCATGTCAAACTGATGCCCCAATGGACTACACTGGATCGAGACCTCGAATCATGGACCATGAGGTGACCTTGGAG GaaattcaaaagttttttGTTGACTACATGATCAATGATACTTTGGGTGCCATTTCTACTGCACATTTAGTGCATGCTGATCGTGAACCTGATAAAGCACGCAGTGAAAAATGTCTAGAATTGGCAACTCTTCACTCTATGGCTGTTGATTTTGCAAAGACAGGAGCACCAGCTGAGATGCCTCGGTCTCTGAAACCAAGGGAGTTTCCAGACTTCATGCAGAGGGTAGACAAACCCATGTATGCTTCCCTTGGGGTACTGGGAAAACTGTACCGAGCTACAATCAACTCAACCGTGCAAGAAAGGTCAAAGTTTGTTTGGTCAAAGAAGATGGCTGAAGCACTCTATGATCATGACCTTGAAGTGAATGGTTTCGAGGCCTTCCTTTCAACTGCACAGACTCACAAGGACATgtatgaagagaaaatgagcTTCTTGATGAATTATTACGAGGTAGAAAGCGAGGATGAGATCCTGACAGGCAATATGCGCAACAAAGCAACGTTTTTGCAGCGAGACAACAGGAGATATGGAGACATGAAAGACCGGATCTTGCTGTTCATGAAGAACCTACAGAGAGAAGCTAGAGAACGGTTTGAGAATAGCTGCAAGGTCGGTGAGCATCAGAGACTTGCCTCTGCATGGTATCATGTGACTTACCACACAAATTACTGCCAGGAAAGCATGAAGTCCTGCTTGAGCTTTCCATGGATTGTTGGAGACATTTTACTCAAGATAAAGTCTGTGAATAGCAGAGAAATTCAGAGAGAACAACCGGTATTCAGTCATGTCTACCATAAGTCCCCAAGAAGGCCTGCTACtcgtgatgaatccatgtag
- the LOC18603868 gene encoding uncharacterized protein LOC18603868, producing the protein MAAHRDLEPPIFEETTSNSLLRNTRCCFCFPCFSSRRTPTVGLAFWERIRTAQVQSSTSLWARSVRAFRKVREWSEIVAGPRWKTFIRRFNRSKSGSGSVGDGRHGQFHYDPLSYALNFDEGPGQNGNFEDDIDYGGFRAFSTRYASVSGSEKPVSAPTSSSSLEVGKDAAVFA; encoded by the coding sequence ATGGCGGCGCATAGAGATTTAGAGCCGCCGATATTCGAAGAAACGACGTCGAATTCTCTGTTACGAAACACTCGTTGCTGCTTCTGTTTTCCTTGCTTCAGCTCCCGTCGCACGCCCACCGTCGGACTAGCCTTCTGGGAACGGATACGTACCGCCCAGGTCCAGTCCAGTACCAGCTTGTGGGCCCGAAGCGTTAGAGCCTTCCGGAAGGTCCGAGAATGGTCCGAAATCGTCGCCGGTCCGCGTTGGAAGACTTTCATCAGAAGGTTCAACCGGAGTAAAAGCGGAAGTGGCAGCGTCGGTGATGGTAGGCACGGGCAGTTCCATTACGATCCTTTGAGTTACGCTCTGAATTTCGACGAAGGGCCGGGACAGAACGGTAATTTCGAAGATGATATAGATTACGGCGGTTTCCGAGCTTTCTCCACGCGCTACGCTTCCGTTTCCGGTTCCGAAAAACCAGTCTCGGCTCCGACGTCGTCGTCGTCGTTGGAGGTTGGGAAGGACGCGGCGGTTTTCGCGTGA
- the LOC18603870 gene encoding protein NUCLEAR FUSION DEFECTIVE 2: MQLRGSTLFSVITILLFTLFSSVPQAYAAGNYEDQSLKPLPPFSQALETLQNQIGYTFKSIGLLRRAMTHSSFSEENNKALSILGTHVIETSVSLHSLVKDIDMSPKELNNLILEITKVDSSCAVDGTRLGLQKVVRVSRKTAPSSPTIVCGAFRAIFGAIALDSTNTDEAGNIFWSIHSGKAQRAVSL, from the exons ATGCAATTACGTGGCTCCACTCTCTTCAGTGTCATCACTATCCTTCTCTTCACACTCTTCTCCTCTGTGCCTCAG GCATATGCAGCAGGAAATTATGAAGATCAGAGCTTAAAGCCCTTGCCACCATTTTCACAAGCTCTTGAGACACTACagaatcaaattgg CTATACTTTCAAGAGCATTGGTCTGCTCCGGCGTGCCATGACCCATTCCTCCTTCTCTGAGGAGAACAACAAGGCATTAAGCATTCTGGGCACCCATGTCATTGAGACATCAGTTTCACTCCATTCCCTTGTAAAAGATATTGATATGTCTCCGAAAGAACTCAACAACCTCATATTGGAGATCACCAAAGTGGATTCTTCCTGTGCTGTTGATGGGACGCGTTTAGGGCTGCAAAAAGTGGTTAGAGTTTCTCGAAAGACTGCTCCTTCAAGCCCAACCATAGTTTGTGGTGCATTCCGAGCAATATTTGGTGCTATTGCTCTCGATTCTACGAACACTGATGAAGCTGGAAATATCTTCTGGAGCATTCATAGTGGTAAGGCCCAAAGAGCTGTTTCATTGTAA